A genomic stretch from Sphingobacterium sp. ML3W includes:
- a CDS encoding sigma-54 dependent transcriptional regulator: protein MDNQDIKNRFGIIGNSPLLNRAIDIARQVAPTDISVLIQGESGSGKEVFSHIIHQLSSRKHGPFIAVNCGAIPEGTIDSELFGHEKGSFTGAHEARKGYFEVVDGGTIFLDEVGELPLGTQARLLRVLESGEYIRVGSSKVQKTNVRVVAATNVNMFEAVQKGKFREDLYYRLNTVPLRVPSLRERPEDINLLFRKFIVDFSEKYRSPGVQLTEDAQNMLRNYNWPGNVRQLKNVAEQIAVLEKERVVDAHTLQNYLPNESRTSLPAIVSSNNNAKEDFSERDLLYKVLFDMKKDMVDLKKLVVELIQKGVDSSTFDQNSPYINQLYQEIEPQIKSDTEGYGIAPTLTIHSPNNNTANVLKNPVAQDDYLQDAQEVEESLSLVDKESDLIKKALKKHRGKRKAAAQELGISERTLYRKIKDLNLD, encoded by the coding sequence ATGGATAACCAAGATATAAAAAATAGGTTTGGAATCATCGGTAATTCACCGTTGTTAAATCGGGCGATAGATATTGCCCGGCAGGTGGCTCCAACTGATATTTCTGTATTAATACAAGGTGAAAGCGGTAGTGGTAAAGAAGTTTTTTCGCATATTATCCATCAATTGAGTTCCCGTAAGCATGGCCCATTTATAGCGGTCAACTGTGGAGCAATACCAGAGGGAACAATAGACTCCGAATTATTTGGCCATGAGAAAGGTTCCTTTACCGGTGCGCATGAAGCACGTAAGGGTTATTTTGAAGTGGTTGATGGTGGAACAATTTTCCTGGACGAGGTCGGGGAGTTACCTTTAGGTACACAAGCTCGATTACTACGTGTTTTGGAATCTGGGGAGTATATTCGTGTGGGATCATCGAAGGTTCAAAAAACCAATGTGCGTGTGGTTGCTGCGACAAACGTCAATATGTTTGAAGCTGTTCAAAAAGGTAAATTTAGGGAGGATCTCTATTACCGCCTAAATACAGTTCCTCTGCGTGTGCCTTCACTCAGAGAACGTCCCGAAGACATCAATTTATTGTTTCGCAAGTTTATTGTCGATTTTTCGGAAAAGTATCGCTCCCCTGGTGTGCAGCTGACTGAAGATGCACAAAATATGCTGCGTAACTATAACTGGCCAGGGAATGTGCGTCAATTGAAAAATGTTGCCGAACAAATTGCTGTTTTAGAGAAAGAACGTGTTGTTGACGCGCATACACTGCAAAACTATTTGCCAAATGAGTCACGTACGAGTCTACCGGCCATAGTTTCATCCAATAATAACGCAAAGGAAGATTTCTCTGAAAGAGACCTCTTGTATAAGGTTCTGTTCGATATGAAGAAAGATATGGTCGATCTGAAAAAGCTCGTAGTCGAGCTGATCCAGAAAGGTGTGGATTCTTCTACATTCGATCAAAATTCTCCTTATATCAATCAGCTCTATCAGGAAATTGAACCACAGATAAAATCTGATACCGAAGGATACGGTATCGCGCCAACCTTGACGATACATTCGCCGAATAATAATACAGCAAATGTATTGAAGAATCCTGTTGCGCAGGACGATTATCTGCAAGATGCACAGGAGGTAGAAGAGTCTTTGTCTTTGGTAGACAAGGAATCGGATCTTATCAAAAAAGCCTTGAAAAAACATCGCGGTAAACGGAAAGCTGCTGCACAAGAATTGGGAATTTCCGAAAGAACTTTGTATCGGAAAATTAAAGACTTAAATTTAGACTAG
- a CDS encoding amidohydrolase family protein, translating into MLKYLSANYILPITSMPIKDGIVAVDEEGVIQGIYDPASFTLNDKVKIERYDGVIIPGFINAHCHIELSHMKGVVPKGTGLPNFLSQVMTSRSASMKKMDDAMAKADKEMYENGIVAVGDHANTDNSSTLKEESQILYHTFVEVIGVEPEEADFKLKEAKSLTQEFRNGHVSITPHAPYSCSKALFKKFKKAVSETNIISIHNQESDEENKLFRYKTGEFLDFYKSIGKNADSIKAQARNSIQSYLPYLPYPNKLLLVHNTYTSLKDLDFVERMDRDVVWCLCPKANLYIEGALPKIHNFINAGQPLVIGTDSLASNDTLSVLEELKALHEHFEDLDFLQTIQWATINGAVALNIQDKYGSLEVGKKPGIVLLQGMEHMRLTDKVKIKRLA; encoded by the coding sequence ATGTTAAAATATTTAAGCGCAAATTATATTCTACCGATCACTTCAATGCCAATAAAAGATGGTATTGTGGCGGTAGATGAAGAGGGGGTAATTCAGGGTATTTACGACCCCGCATCGTTTACTTTGAATGATAAGGTCAAGATCGAAAGGTATGATGGCGTTATTATTCCAGGTTTTATCAACGCCCATTGCCATATTGAATTGTCACATATGAAAGGTGTAGTACCTAAAGGTACCGGTCTACCGAACTTCTTAAGTCAGGTGATGACTTCACGCAGTGCTTCGATGAAGAAAATGGATGATGCAATGGCAAAGGCGGATAAAGAGATGTATGAAAATGGTATTGTAGCGGTGGGCGACCATGCGAATACAGATAACTCTTCTACATTGAAGGAGGAATCGCAAATACTTTATCATACGTTTGTGGAAGTCATTGGCGTTGAACCTGAAGAAGCTGATTTTAAATTAAAAGAAGCGAAATCGTTGACGCAAGAATTCAGAAATGGCCATGTGTCGATTACGCCACATGCACCCTATTCCTGTTCAAAAGCTCTTTTTAAAAAATTCAAAAAAGCTGTCTCTGAGACGAACATCATTAGTATTCATAATCAGGAGAGTGACGAAGAGAATAAATTGTTTAGATACAAAACGGGTGAATTTCTAGACTTCTATAAGAGCATCGGAAAAAATGCAGATTCTATTAAAGCACAAGCCCGGAATTCGATCCAGTCTTACTTACCTTATTTGCCTTATCCGAATAAGTTGTTGTTAGTTCATAACACTTATACTTCATTAAAAGATTTGGATTTTGTGGAGCGTATGGATCGGGATGTCGTGTGGTGTTTGTGTCCGAAAGCAAATTTATATATCGAAGGTGCTTTACCTAAGATTCATAATTTTATAAATGCTGGACAACCATTAGTTATCGGAACGGATAGTTTGGCATCGAACGATACGCTTTCGGTATTGGAAGAGTTGAAAGCATTGCATGAACATTTCGAGGATTTGGATTTCTTGCAAACCATTCAATGGGCTACAATCAACGGAGCTGTTGCGCTGAATATCCAAGATAAATATGGATCTCTGGAAGTAGGTAAAAAGCCGGGAATTGTTTTGCTCCAAGGTATGGAACACATGCGCTTGACAGATAAAGTTAAAATCAAACGTTTAGCATAG
- a CDS encoding acylphosphatase: protein MKHLNISIRGKVQGVFFRLTAKAVADQVGVKGFVVNQKDGTVYIEAEGDDFALDSMLDFCQEGPEDASVEAVEVKEGELKGFSNFEVIKRIQSQA, encoded by the coding sequence ATGAAACATTTGAATATTTCAATAAGGGGTAAAGTACAGGGAGTCTTTTTTCGATTGACGGCCAAAGCTGTTGCCGATCAGGTTGGTGTAAAAGGCTTTGTTGTCAATCAAAAAGATGGAACTGTCTATATTGAAGCTGAGGGTGACGATTTTGCACTTGATTCAATGTTGGACTTCTGCCAGGAAGGTCCAGAGGATGCAAGTGTTGAAGCTGTTGAAGTTAAGGAAGGTGAGCTTAAGGGCTTTTCTAATTTTGAAGTGATTAAAAGAATCCAATCCCAAGCCTAG
- the groL gene encoding chaperonin GroEL (60 kDa chaperone family; promotes refolding of misfolded polypeptides especially under stressful conditions; forms two stacked rings of heptamers to form a barrel-shaped 14mer; ends can be capped by GroES; misfolded proteins enter the barrel where they are refolded when GroES binds), with translation MAKQVKYNVEAREALKKGVDTLANAVKVTLGPKGRNVIIEKKFGAPVITKDGVSVAKEIELKDALENMGAQMVKEVASKTADQAGDGTTTATVLAQAIVAPGIKSVAAGANPMDLKRGIDKAVAAVVANLKSQSQVVGQDNNKIKQVAAISANNDEIIGSLIAQAMEKVGNDGVITVEEAKGTETEVKTVEGMQFDRGYLSPYFVTNSDKMEAELDNPYILIYDKKISNMKELLPILEKQVQTGKPLLIIAEDLDGEALATLVVNKIRGSLKVAAVKAPGFGDRRKAMLEDIAILTGGTVISEERGFKLENAELSYLGQAEKVQVDKDNTTIINGGGNVDDIKARVAQIRSQIETTTSDYDREKLQERLAKLSGGVAVLYVGATTEVEMKEKKDRVDDALHATRAAVEEGIVAGGGVAFIRATEALVNLKGENEDEQIGIDIIKRAIEEPLRQICNNAGIEGAVIVQKVKEGTADFGYNARTDRYENLIAAGVIDPTKVSRIALENAASVASMLLTTECVLADEAEENPVGAGAPPMGGGMGGMM, from the coding sequence ATGGCAAAACAAGTAAAATATAACGTTGAGGCTCGTGAGGCCCTTAAAAAAGGTGTAGACACTTTAGCTAATGCTGTTAAAGTAACATTGGGTCCAAAAGGACGTAACGTAATTATTGAGAAGAAATTCGGTGCACCAGTAATTACTAAAGATGGTGTTTCAGTTGCGAAAGAAATCGAATTGAAAGATGCTTTGGAAAATATGGGTGCTCAAATGGTAAAAGAAGTTGCTTCTAAAACTGCTGATCAAGCGGGTGATGGTACAACTACGGCTACTGTATTGGCACAAGCAATCGTTGCTCCAGGTATCAAATCTGTAGCTGCAGGTGCTAATCCAATGGATTTAAAACGTGGTATTGACAAAGCTGTGGCAGCTGTTGTTGCTAACTTGAAATCTCAATCTCAAGTAGTTGGTCAAGACAACAACAAAATTAAACAAGTAGCGGCGATCTCTGCGAATAACGACGAGATCATCGGTTCTTTGATTGCACAGGCAATGGAAAAAGTTGGTAACGATGGTGTTATCACTGTTGAAGAAGCAAAAGGTACTGAAACAGAAGTAAAAACTGTAGAAGGTATGCAATTTGACCGTGGATATTTATCTCCATACTTTGTTACGAACTCTGATAAAATGGAAGCGGAATTAGATAACCCTTACATTTTGATCTACGACAAGAAAATTAGCAACATGAAAGAGTTGTTGCCTATCTTGGAAAAACAAGTTCAAACTGGTAAACCATTGTTGATTATTGCTGAAGATTTAGATGGTGAAGCTCTTGCAACATTAGTTGTCAATAAAATCCGTGGTTCATTGAAAGTAGCAGCGGTAAAAGCTCCAGGTTTTGGTGACCGTCGTAAAGCGATGTTGGAAGATATCGCTATCTTAACTGGTGGTACTGTAATCTCTGAAGAAAGAGGTTTCAAATTGGAGAATGCTGAGTTATCTTATTTAGGTCAAGCTGAAAAAGTTCAAGTTGACAAAGATAATACAACAATTATCAATGGTGGTGGTAACGTAGATGACATCAAAGCTCGCGTTGCTCAAATCCGTTCACAAATCGAAACAACAACTTCTGACTACGATCGCGAGAAATTGCAAGAGCGTTTGGCAAAATTGTCAGGTGGTGTTGCTGTATTGTACGTAGGTGCTACTACTGAGGTAGAGATGAAAGAGAAAAAAGACCGTGTTGATGATGCTTTACATGCAACTCGTGCTGCAGTTGAAGAAGGTATCGTTGCTGGTGGTGGTGTTGCATTTATCCGTGCTACTGAAGCTTTGGTAAACCTTAAAGGTGAAAACGAAGATGAGCAAATCGGTATTGATATTATCAAACGTGCTATCGAAGAGCCTTTGCGTCAAATCTGTAATAACGCAGGTATTGAGGGTGCAGTGATCGTTCAGAAAGTAAAAGAAGGTACTGCTGACTTTGGTTATAACGCACGTACTGACCGTTACGAGAACTTAATCGCGGCAGGTGTAATTGACCCTACTAAAGTATCTCGTATTGCTTTGGAAAATGCTGCTTCAGTTGCTTCAATGTTGTTGACAACAGAGTGTGTATTGGCTGACGAGGCTGAAGAAAACCCTGTAGGTGCCGGTGCTCCTCCAATGGGTGGTGGTATGGGTGGAATGATGTAA
- the ggt gene encoding gamma-glutamyltransferase, with the protein MNKLFIYSLIGSLLFASCSNTHRQLDAHKTSPETFNKAAVVTAHPIASEVGVTVLKKGGNAIDAAVAVQFALAVVYPNAGNIGGGGFMLYRNNKGQYDALDFRETAPKQAHRDMYLDAQKNVIPDLSLYSALASGVPGSVAGMWDAHQKYGKLTWKELLLPAIELARKGFKISERQAREFEDHKERFVKLNPTGAAIIKNTAWKTGDLFVQEDLANTIERIANEGRDGFYKGKTADLLIAEMNKGKGIITHQDLTSYKAAWRAPIASSYRGHKVVSMPPPSSGGTSLLALLKSVEQFPLQRWGFQRDSTIRVIVEAERYVYANRAKYLGDPDFINVPVQQLIDSTTNATKLNPFNFHQATLSKNVNADIIPGYESEQTTHFNIVDEQGNAVSITTTLNDSYGSGVIVDGAGFLLNNEMDDFSIKTGVPNMYGLTGEKANEIQPGKRMLSSMTPTILEKDGKLFMVVGTPGGSTIITSVFQTILNVIDFGQNAQSAVSSPRFHHQWLPDRIDVEQGAIDTILRDKLTKDGYVINPRGIIGRVENILILPNGKLQTGADPRGDDTAKGY; encoded by the coding sequence ATGAATAAACTATTTATTTATTCGCTAATAGGAAGTTTGCTATTCGCTTCATGTTCCAATACCCACAGGCAGCTTGACGCCCATAAAACTAGCCCCGAGACATTCAACAAAGCAGCTGTAGTAACGGCACATCCCATAGCCTCGGAAGTTGGCGTCACGGTGCTAAAAAAGGGAGGAAATGCCATTGATGCTGCCGTCGCGGTGCAGTTTGCCCTCGCTGTAGTATATCCAAATGCAGGAAATATCGGTGGCGGTGGTTTTATGCTATATCGCAACAATAAGGGGCAGTACGATGCACTGGACTTTAGAGAGACCGCTCCTAAACAGGCTCATCGGGATATGTATCTGGATGCGCAAAAGAATGTTATCCCCGATTTAAGCCTATACAGTGCGCTCGCATCGGGTGTTCCTGGTTCTGTCGCCGGCATGTGGGACGCCCATCAGAAATATGGGAAGCTAACCTGGAAAGAATTACTCTTACCCGCAATCGAACTTGCACGGAAAGGTTTTAAGATCAGTGAAAGGCAAGCCCGCGAGTTTGAAGATCATAAAGAGCGGTTTGTCAAGCTGAATCCCACTGGTGCCGCAATTATCAAAAATACAGCCTGGAAAACCGGTGACCTGTTTGTACAAGAAGATCTTGCAAATACCATCGAAAGAATCGCTAACGAAGGACGCGACGGCTTCTATAAAGGAAAAACGGCCGATCTGCTCATTGCCGAAATGAATAAAGGTAAAGGGATCATTACCCATCAGGATCTAACGAGTTATAAGGCAGCCTGGCGTGCCCCGATTGCATCGAGCTATAGAGGACACAAGGTTGTTTCTATGCCTCCACCATCGAGCGGCGGAACCTCCCTACTGGCTTTATTAAAGTCGGTTGAGCAATTCCCACTTCAGCGCTGGGGATTCCAGAGGGACTCCACCATACGTGTCATCGTTGAAGCAGAACGCTATGTGTATGCAAATAGAGCAAAGTATTTAGGGGATCCTGATTTTATCAATGTCCCTGTACAACAACTGATAGATTCCACGACAAATGCCACTAAACTGAATCCGTTTAATTTTCATCAGGCCACATTGAGTAAAAACGTCAATGCAGATATCATTCCGGGTTACGAAAGTGAGCAAACAACTCATTTCAATATTGTTGATGAGCAGGGAAATGCTGTTTCTATCACCACCACACTCAATGATTCCTATGGATCTGGTGTTATCGTAGATGGTGCAGGGTTTTTATTAAACAATGAAATGGACGATTTCTCAATAAAGACTGGTGTACCTAATATGTATGGCCTGACAGGAGAAAAAGCAAATGAAATTCAGCCTGGGAAGAGAATGTTGAGTTCTATGACACCTACTATTCTAGAAAAGGATGGTAAACTATTTATGGTGGTGGGGACACCCGGCGGATCAACTATTATTACCTCCGTTTTCCAAACCATATTAAATGTGATTGACTTTGGACAAAATGCACAATCCGCTGTCAGTTCGCCCCGATTCCATCACCAGTGGTTACCTGATCGCATTGATGTCGAGCAAGGTGCAATTGACACAATACTACGAGATAAATTGACAAAAGACGGCTATGTGATAAATCCTAGAGGAATAATAGGGCGTGTAGAAAATATTCTTATCCTTCCAAACGGCAAATTGCAGACCGGCGCCGATCCTCGTGGAGATGATACAGCAAAAGGATATTAA
- the dtd gene encoding D-aminoacyl-tRNA deacylase, producing MRAVIQRVKHASCTIDEQITGQIQKGLVILLGIEEADTIEDLKWLGQKFVNLRIFEDEQGLMNKSILDIGGNILLISQFTLFAQTKKGNRPSFIRAAKPDTAKPLYEEMAKLLSQLIDQPVQLGIFGADMKINLLNDGPVTIIMDTKDKDNF from the coding sequence ATGCGTGCAGTAATACAACGGGTAAAACATGCTTCCTGTACAATAGACGAACAGATCACCGGGCAGATTCAAAAAGGTTTAGTGATCCTATTGGGAATAGAAGAAGCCGATACAATTGAAGACTTAAAATGGTTGGGACAAAAATTTGTTAACCTACGGATTTTTGAAGATGAGCAGGGACTAATGAATAAATCTATACTGGATATCGGCGGTAATATCTTACTGATTTCTCAGTTCACCCTATTCGCTCAGACAAAAAAAGGAAATAGGCCATCATTTATTCGGGCGGCCAAACCTGATACCGCCAAACCGCTGTATGAAGAAATGGCCAAATTGCTTTCTCAACTGATCGATCAGCCTGTTCAGCTTGGTATATTTGGAGCTGACATGAAAATCAATTTATTGAATGATGGTCCCGTTACCATAATAATGGATACAAAAGATAAGGACAATTTTTAA
- a CDS encoding nucleotide pyrophosphohydrolase gives MTIKEAQEVIDKWINTTGIRYFNELTNTAMLMEEVGEVARIMARQYGEQSFKKSDKEVNLADEMADVLFVLMCLANQTGIDLTDALEKNLQKKSIRDADRHKNNEKLK, from the coding sequence ATGACAATCAAAGAAGCACAGGAAGTAATTGATAAATGGATCAATACAACGGGGATACGCTATTTCAATGAGCTGACAAATACAGCCATGCTTATGGAAGAAGTTGGCGAAGTTGCCCGGATCATGGCGAGACAATACGGCGAACAGTCTTTCAAAAAATCAGATAAAGAGGTTAATCTGGCTGATGAGATGGCCGATGTATTGTTTGTCTTAATGTGTCTTGCAAATCAAACGGGTATAGACCTGACCGATGCACTGGAAAAGAACCTGCAAAAGAAATCTATTCGGGATGCAGACCGTCATAAAAACAATGAAAAATTAAAATAG
- a CDS encoding co-chaperone GroES, whose product MALSIQPIGDRVVVEAAPAEEKTASGLYIPDTAKEKPSQGTVVAVGTGKVDEPLTVKVGDKVLYGKYAGTEITYEGKEYLIMRESDIYAVI is encoded by the coding sequence ATGGCATTAAGTATCCAACCTATCGGAGATAGAGTAGTAGTAGAAGCTGCTCCAGCAGAAGAAAAAACAGCTTCAGGGTTATACATTCCCGATACAGCAAAAGAAAAACCATCTCAAGGTACAGTAGTTGCTGTAGGTACTGGTAAAGTTGACGAGCCGTTAACTGTAAAAGTAGGTGACAAAGTATTATATGGTAAATATGCAGGTACTGAAATTACTTACGAAGGAAAAGAGTACTTAATTATGCGTGAGTCTGATATTTACGCTGTTATCTAA
- a CDS encoding TonB-dependent receptor — MIKFLICSALATVSIQIAVAQHNLTIKTVDRNTQRPLQNASVSLDGQASFTTKSDKDGLIKLYNIQKGKHSVQVSFIGYQTWIQNLNIERDMELTVQLDPKTIRTEEVLVVSTRAKKNAPTTFKNISKEEISRNNLGQDIPYLLNQTPSVQVNSDAGAGIGYTNMTIRGSDNQRINVTLNGIPLNDAESMGSFFVNLPDFASSTESIQVQRGIGTSTNGAGSFGASLNIQSNTLAEKSYTELNNSFGSYNTWKNTVKLGTGLINDKFAFNARLSRISSNGYIERGASDLQSFYIDGGYYGKKHILKGIVFWGKEKTYQAWNGVPEPLITGDRSRMDDYADYGLEIAGTEKDRFMNAGRNYNLYTYKNQTDNYTQKHHQLHYTNILSDKLTLNTALHYTRGYGYYEEMRPADKLSKYGLPDVIIGQDTIKKTDLVRRRWLDNYFYGMTYALNYKPNEQLEIIWGGAYNQYKGKHYGEVIWAQYASTGFIDDKYYFGKSQKNDFSNFLKVDYKLDKWILMADVQYRNVDYRMYGDDDKVKNYNYHPKFNFLNPKAGATYLLNDHANIYASYAFAQKEPVRKDFIEKNSKLPDPTPEKMQDIEIGYRFTNTKFNIGLNGYGMFYKDQLIPTGEISDTGAPIRQNVKNSYRIGLEFDGAWNINKQLNWKATATFSQNKIKNFEEVMGDLRISYPKTDIALSPNTILSSNFSYSPIEPLTFSLLSKYVGRQYLDNSSAKERSISSYFVNNLLANYNFTALGIKDINLSLQVNNILNEKYETNGYTFGWMEGDTRKYYNFYFPQAPTNFMLGLNIKF; from the coding sequence ATGATCAAATTTTTGATTTGTAGCGCTTTAGCTACTGTTTCTATCCAAATTGCTGTTGCTCAGCACAATTTGACGATTAAGACCGTAGACAGGAACACACAAAGGCCGCTACAAAATGCATCTGTATCCCTGGATGGACAGGCTTCTTTTACAACCAAATCGGACAAAGATGGTCTGATCAAATTGTATAATATTCAGAAAGGGAAGCATTCCGTTCAAGTTTCTTTTATAGGATATCAAACCTGGATCCAAAACCTGAACATTGAGCGTGATATGGAATTGACTGTCCAACTTGATCCGAAAACAATTCGTACAGAAGAAGTACTCGTTGTATCTACCAGAGCCAAAAAGAATGCCCCAACGACATTCAAGAATATCTCAAAAGAAGAGATTTCACGAAATAACCTGGGGCAGGACATCCCCTATCTATTGAATCAAACGCCTTCTGTCCAGGTCAACTCCGATGCAGGAGCCGGCATAGGATATACAAACATGACCATTCGGGGATCTGACAACCAGCGCATCAATGTAACTCTTAATGGAATTCCACTAAATGATGCTGAAAGTATGGGCTCATTCTTTGTCAATCTTCCTGATTTCGCATCATCTACTGAAAGCATTCAAGTGCAACGGGGGATTGGAACCTCGACAAATGGCGCTGGTTCCTTCGGCGCTTCGTTAAATATTCAATCAAATACTTTAGCCGAAAAATCCTATACCGAACTTAACAATTCATTTGGATCTTACAACACTTGGAAAAATACAGTGAAGCTAGGTACAGGATTGATCAACGACAAGTTTGCTTTCAATGCCCGGTTATCAAGGATTAGCAGCAATGGCTATATCGAAAGAGGCGCCTCAGACCTACAATCTTTTTATATCGATGGCGGCTACTACGGTAAGAAACACATTTTAAAAGGAATCGTATTCTGGGGAAAAGAAAAAACATACCAGGCTTGGAACGGGGTACCAGAACCCTTGATCACGGGGGACAGATCCCGTATGGACGATTATGCAGATTATGGGTTAGAAATAGCTGGAACAGAAAAGGACCGTTTTATGAATGCAGGAAGGAACTATAATCTATATACCTACAAAAACCAAACGGACAATTATACACAGAAGCATCACCAACTTCATTACACCAATATCCTCAGCGACAAGCTCACGCTAAATACCGCGCTACATTATACAAGAGGCTATGGTTACTATGAGGAGATGAGACCAGCCGATAAATTAAGTAAATATGGTTTACCAGATGTCATCATTGGCCAGGACACCATAAAAAAAACAGATCTAGTCCGCAGAAGATGGCTTGATAATTACTTTTATGGTATGACCTACGCTCTTAATTACAAACCCAATGAGCAACTTGAAATTATTTGGGGTGGTGCATACAATCAATACAAGGGAAAACATTATGGTGAAGTAATCTGGGCACAGTATGCCTCAACGGGATTTATTGATGACAAATATTACTTTGGAAAATCGCAGAAAAACGACTTCAGCAATTTCTTAAAGGTAGATTACAAATTGGATAAATGGATTCTAATGGCCGACGTGCAATACCGAAATGTAGACTATCGCATGTATGGCGATGATGATAAGGTCAAAAACTATAATTACCACCCAAAATTCAATTTCCTAAATCCAAAGGCTGGAGCAACCTATCTATTAAATGATCATGCAAATATCTATGCTTCCTATGCCTTCGCACAAAAGGAACCCGTCCGGAAAGATTTCATAGAGAAAAACAGCAAACTTCCGGATCCAACGCCAGAAAAAATGCAGGACATTGAAATTGGATATAGATTCACCAATACAAAATTCAATATTGGATTGAATGGATACGGTATGTTTTATAAGGATCAATTGATTCCGACAGGTGAAATCAGTGATACCGGAGCTCCTATCCGACAAAATGTGAAAAACAGTTATCGCATCGGACTGGAATTTGACGGAGCCTGGAACATCAATAAGCAATTGAACTGGAAGGCTACAGCTACCTTCAGCCAGAATAAGATCAAGAATTTTGAAGAAGTCATGGGTGACCTCAGAATCTCCTATCCAAAGACTGATATTGCCCTATCGCCAAATACGATTTTATCCAGTAACTTCTCCTACAGCCCTATTGAACCGCTCACATTTTCATTGCTGTCAAAGTATGTAGGACGACAATATCTCGATAATTCCTCAGCGAAAGAAAGAAGCATCTCTTCATACTTTGTTAATAATCTACTAGCGAATTATAATTTTACAGCTTTAGGCATAAAAGACATTAACCTAAGTTTACAGGTAAACAACATCCTGAATGAAAAGTATGAAACAAACGGTTATACCTTTGGTTGGATGGAAGGCGATACCAGGAAATATTACAATTTCTACTTTCCACAGGCACCTACAAACTTTATGTTGGGCTTAAATATCAAATTTTAA
- the secG gene encoding preprotein translocase subunit SecG: MQGLLIGLIILASIILAFLVLIQNPKGGGLSSGFSGGTNLMGVKRTGDFLEKGTWIMVIAIMIFSLGVNIMGSSPSTSKGGLGGQIEAPAQQPGPLNLGTPAQKPAGAPAQSEQKTPATTPAAKPTEEAKK; encoded by the coding sequence ATGCAAGGATTATTAATTGGTCTTATCATATTAGCTAGTATTATTTTAGCATTTTTGGTTTTAATCCAAAATCCAAAAGGTGGTGGTTTATCATCTGGTTTTTCCGGAGGAACAAACCTAATGGGTGTAAAACGTACAGGTGACTTTTTGGAAAAAGGTACATGGATCATGGTTATTGCTATTATGATTTTTAGTTTGGGTGTTAACATTATGGGATCATCACCAAGTACATCTAAAGGTGGTTTGGGTGGTCAAATTGAAGCCCCAGCACAACAACCAGGACCTTTGAACTTGGGTACGCCAGCACAGAAACCTGCAGGTGCTCCAGCGCAATCAGAACAAAAAACTCCGGCGACAACGCCAGCAGCTAAGCCAACTGAAGAAGCTAAGAAATAG
- a CDS encoding LptE family protein has product MNSCGVKYGFTGGSIPEGMKTVNIQYFENIAPLVYPTLSQNFTEALKERIRNQSRLSQVNQDGDATFEGFITDYTISPAAVEAGTDRAAMNRMTITIKVSYHNKINPKDDFEQPFTRFKEFAGNLQSAQEETLGKEIIQMLTEDIYNKAFANW; this is encoded by the coding sequence ATGAATAGTTGTGGTGTGAAATATGGATTTACAGGAGGATCCATTCCAGAAGGGATGAAGACCGTCAATATTCAATATTTCGAAAATATCGCACCTTTGGTTTATCCGACTTTAAGCCAGAATTTTACAGAGGCACTAAAGGAACGTATTCGAAACCAATCCCGATTAAGTCAGGTCAACCAAGATGGTGATGCTACATTTGAGGGGTTCATTACAGACTATACGATCAGTCCAGCCGCCGTTGAAGCGGGAACGGACCGTGCTGCGATGAATAGAATGACCATTACAATTAAAGTTTCCTATCATAATAAGATAAACCCTAAAGACGATTTTGAGCAACCCTTTACGCGTTTCAAAGAGTTCGCAGGAAATCTTCAGAGTGCACAGGAGGAGACCCTGGGTAAGGAAATTATCCAAATGTTGACAGAGGATATTTATAATAAGGCATTTGCTAACTGGTAA